CTACAACGCGACGCTCGGCGCCGCCCACCTCGGAGACCTCGTCGATAATTTCGGCGGCTCCTACGTCATGACCTTCGCCGCCTACAACGCCGGCGCCGGCCGCGTCGCCCAGTGGGTCAAGGATCACGGCGATCCGCGCGACCCGAGCGTCGACGTCGTCAACTGGATCGAGCTGATCCCGTTCACCGAGACGCGCAACTACGTCCAGCGCGTCATGGAAAACCTGCAGGTCTACCGCGCCCGCCTCGGTGCGCCGACGCTGCGCATCGAGGCGGACCTGCGCCGCGGCGCGCCCGGTTGACCGCGCGCCGTCCGCCGGCCGATAACCGGCGGCGATGGCAAAGCAGCCGCCCCCGCCGCCCCTCGAGGAACCCGCGCCGCCGGTCGTGGCGCGCGACATGTTTTACTCCAGCACCGATGGCCTCTCGCTCTACGCCCGCGACTACGGCGAGCGCCTGTCGCCGTGGCTGCCCGTCGTCTGCCTGCCGGGGCTGACGCGCACCACCCGCGATTTCGATACGCTTGCTACGTTCCTCGCCGGCCATAAGGCGCGCCCGCGCCGCGTCGTCGCCTTCGATTATCGCGGCCGCGGTCGCTCGGCCTGGGACCGCCGGCGCGACGGCTACAACCCGATCACCGAAACCAACGACATCTTCGACGGCATGACCGCGCTCGGCGTCCCGCGCGCCGTGATCGTCGGCACCTCGCGCGGCGGCATCGTCGGAATGCTGATGGCGACCATGCGCCCGGCGACGGTGGCGGCGCTGGTGCTCAACGACATCGGCCCCGCCGTCGAGGCGCGCGGCCTCGCCCGGATCAAGACATACGTCGGCCTGACGCCGACGCCGGACGACTGGCCCGACGCCGTCCGCATCCAGAAGCGCCTCCACGGCGGCAGCTTCACCGCCTGGGGCGAGGCCGACTGGGACCACTTCGCCCGCATCACCTACGCCGACGATCGCGGCACGCCGAAAGGCGACTACGATCCGGCGCTCTCCGCCACGCTTGCCGGCGTCGAGTTCGACCAGCCGATCCCGGCGTTGTGGGACGAGTTCCGCGCCCTCAAGGACATTCCGGTGCTCGCCATCCGCGGCGCCAACTCCGATCTCCTCTCGTCGGAGACGCTGGCGGCGATGACCGCGGCGCACCCCTCCGTCGAGACCGCGCTGGTGCCCAACGAAGGTCACGCGCCGCTGCTGCGCGGCCCGTTGTTGACGCGCATCGCCGCATTCATCGCGCGGGTCGAAGGCGGTGATCCCGCGCCCGACGCCGTGATCGCGAAGGAAATGCCGCAGTTCGACCTCGACGCCCCATCGGGCTAGGTGTCGTCGTCGCCTTCGTCGTCGGCCGCGGGCGGCCCCGACGGCCGCCGTCCCATGATGGTCTCGACGTCGACGGCAAGCTGCTCGGCCCCCGACGAGCGCTTGCGCTCCTGCCGCCGACGCCGGCGCCGTTCGGCCGACTTCTCAAAGCCGGTGTCGCCGCCGCTCGCCAGTATCATCGCCTGGCCGACCCAGTCGTCGCGCTCGATCCGCTCGGGGAACGCGAGGTACTCGCCGATCCAGCGCACCTCACCCGGCGTCCACGCCGCGATCTGGCCGAAGTGATAGATGCCCAGCGAATTCAGCCTCGCCTCGTTGCGCTCGCCGACGCCGCGGATGCGCGTCAGATTGTCGGGCACCCCGGCGCGCGGCGCCGCAAGCCCGGCCGGGCGTATCGGCGCCACGTCGTCGGCCGCGACCGCCTCGGCGGAACCGGAATGCGTGACTTCTTCCTCCGCGGGCGGCGCCTCCCGTTCCTCTTCCTCGACAATCGCGGCCTCGCGGCGCGGACGTCGCTCCGGTGTCGGGGCCTCGACGAATCTCGGTTCCTCGCGCGCCGCGGGCTCGGGCAGCGGCAGGTCGTCGAGTTCCGCATCGTCGATGTCGTCGGCCGCTTCCTCGCGCGGCAGCGGCCGCTCGACGACGCGGGAATGCTGCGGCCGCCAGTCGGGACTGAGACCGAGCGACGCCTTCACCCGATCGACGATGTCGCCGACCTGATCCGCGACGGCGCCCTGCGCCAGCGCCAGCCGGCTTTCCGCGATGAAGCTGTAAAGATAAGTGCCGAGCACGCAGCCGATCGCGAATGCGATGGCGAGCAGGAACCAGACCTCGAGAAAATGCCAGATCATGGCTCGTCGCGCCCCGGCTCGAGCCACGCCGTCATGTCGTCGGCGCTACGCGGGTCCTGGTACCACCAGCCGACCAGCACGCCGAGCACCAGCGCCACGATCAGGAACGGCCAGTACTGCGCGATGACGTAAAGCATGCTAGCCGCCGTCCGGAAGCGCGACCGAGAATTCGATCCGCTGGTTCGCCGCCTTGCCCGCGGCGGTGGTGTTGTCGGCGATCGGATCCTTTTCGCCGTAGCCGACCGCCGTCAAACGCTCGCGCTTGATTCCGGCGGATACAAGGAAATCGACGATCGCGTCGGCTCGCGCCTGCGTGCGGTCGCGGTTGCGCGATGTCGAGCCTTCCGAATCGGAATGGGCGCCGACCTCGATGTTCGCGTCGGGGCAGCGCGCAACCACCGCCGATACGCGATCGAGCACGCCGACGCTGTCGGTTGCGATCTCCGCCTGCGCACCGTCGAAGGCAATCCGCCCCGCCTGCAGCACGGCCTGCAACTGATCGCGGCAATCGGCGGCAGCTACAGTCTGGTCCTCCTGCCGCGTCTCGACTCCGGTAGCGTCGCCGGTGAACCCGTCGGGCAGCGCCGCCGACAGCGCGTCGGCAATGTCGCCGACCGCGGCCGGCTGGTAGACCAGGCCCTGCACGCTGACGGTGTTATCGACGACGTCGACGTGGCCGCCGACAAGGCGGCTCAGCGCCTGCAGCGCGGCGATCGCGGCATCGGCGAAGCCGTCGGGCGCGCCCGCGGCAAAAACCAGATCGCCGGAAATTTCGACCGCACCGAACTTACGGTGCGCCGCATCGAAGATCGCCTCGCGTGTCGCTTCGTCGGGAACATAGCCGCTCATCGCGATGCCGCCGGCGCGGCGCTCGGCCGTGAAGCGGAACGGCGTCACCCGCGGCGGCGTGACTGCGCCCCGCGCCAGCGTAAGGCTCGCCGGCAGCGTGCGGCCGTTGGCGTCGAGGATCTCGCCGTACGCCTCGGCCGTCGCCGCCTCGCCTTCGATCGCGTACGTCTGCTCGCCGATCTCCACCTTGCCGCGCCCGAGGCGCCCAAGCTGGCCCATCGCGAATTTGATCGCGCCGATCCAGTCCATGCGCGGCTCCCCGGCCGCAACGCGCACGCGGTCGTCGATAGTGTCGCCGGCGAACACGATGCGCGCCGTCGCCACGACCTCGTCGTGATCCTCCGCCGACGGCACATAGCCGCTGAGCACGACCGCGGCCCCGTTCTTCTCGGCCGACCAGCCGTACGGCGAAGCCACCGCCGGCGCGATCGCCGCCGAGACGATCTTCATCCCTTGCGGCAATCCGCTCGACAGATTCTCGAGCAGCGCCTCGTAATCATCGACGCTCTTGGCCGTGCCCGAGACGTCGAGATTAAGTCCGTCGAGCGTGACGCCGCCGTCGTGCATGCGGTCGAGCTGCGCGATGGCGAAACTCGCCGCCTCGGCGAAGCCGGGCGGATCGCCGGAGGCAACCACCACCGCGTCGGAGATCGGCGCGCCGGGCAGCGTCGCCTTCGTCGTCGCGACCAGAGTCCGGTGCACGATGTCGTTGGGCACGAAGCCGACCAGCGTCACCGCCTTGCCGTCGAAATTCGCGGAGAAGACGAAGGGGTCGGCGCGCGCCGGCAGGACGTCGATCGGCCCGAGGTTGATCGACGCCGGCAACTGCTCGGCGAAAGCCGCGCGGGCGTCGGCATATG
The sequence above is drawn from the Bauldia sp. genome and encodes:
- a CDS encoding alpha/beta hydrolase is translated as MFYSSTDGLSLYARDYGERLSPWLPVVCLPGLTRTTRDFDTLATFLAGHKARPRRVVAFDYRGRGRSAWDRRRDGYNPITETNDIFDGMTALGVPRAVIVGTSRGGIVGMLMATMRPATVAALVLNDIGPAVEARGLARIKTYVGLTPTPDDWPDAVRIQKRLHGGSFTAWGEADWDHFARITYADDRGTPKGDYDPALSATLAGVEFDQPIPALWDEFRALKDIPVLAIRGANSDLLSSETLAAMTAAHPSVETALVPNEGHAPLLRGPLLTRIAAFIARVEGGDPAPDAVIAKEMPQFDLDAPSG
- a CDS encoding OmpA family protein; translation: MNWQRWIRPGLVATFLVAVIALVMRDGPVERDIAGRVTAELAAQGLGWASVDVSARDVTIHGMAPSVEAQQQSAEVTAAVRGVRGVANASELLPIVSPYVWSAKRDGRSVTLSGAVPSEGSRAALLAAARRALPEAEIRDTMALGRGAPASFNSAATFSLARLAALGDGVVTLTDSTLAVNGTAASAEAYADARAAFAEQLPASINLGPIDVLPARADPFVFSANFDGKAVTLVGFVPNDIVHRTLVATTKATLPGAPISDAVVVASGDPPGFAEAASFAIAQLDRMHDGGVTLDGLNLDVSGTAKSVDDYEALLENLSSGLPQGMKIVSAAIAPAVASPYGWSAEKNGAAVVLSGYVPSAEDHDEVVATARIVFAGDTIDDRVRVAAGEPRMDWIGAIKFAMGQLGRLGRGKVEIGEQTYAIEGEAATAEAYGEILDANGRTLPASLTLARGAVTPPRVTPFRFTAERRAGGIAMSGYVPDEATREAIFDAAHRKFGAVEISGDLVFAAGAPDGFADAAIAALQALSRLVGGHVDVVDNTVSVQGLVYQPAAVGDIADALSAALPDGFTGDATGVETRQEDQTVAAADCRDQLQAVLQAGRIAFDGAQAEIATDSVGVLDRVSAVVARCPDANIEVGAHSDSEGSTSRNRDRTQARADAIVDFLVSAGIKRERLTAVGYGEKDPIADNTTAAGKAANQRIEFSVALPDGG